One stretch of Saccharopolyspora erythraea DNA includes these proteins:
- a CDS encoding Rossmann-like domain-containing protein, giving the protein MPAGIASPARAPEHAALTALIDRARADDERRAADLRTEQARISVAFLTVQSAQHAGRRSGYANFVLSVRVGNAVGSCAVEAGEADSLDVGDLAGRTVTELLGHRQAPVRVAVLDAYLAWLQPHSQHPRSSLVHVPAGTSLEKSVARARAVADLVPVRPGGAVAVIGVVNSLLAALGERGAHRVPCDLRGGTTEWGEPVTTDHREAISRADAVLASGMVLGNGTFDEISALCRERGLALVVFAQTGSAVLRELVGTHVHALSAEPYPFFWLTGDGTDIHTYVAQGGDATC; this is encoded by the coding sequence GTGCCTGCTGGCATCGCATCCCCTGCTCGCGCGCCCGAACACGCCGCGCTGACCGCGCTGATCGACCGGGCCCGCGCCGACGACGAACGGCGCGCGGCCGACCTGCGAACCGAGCAGGCCCGGATCTCGGTCGCTTTCCTGACCGTCCAAAGTGCACAACACGCCGGAAGGCGCTCGGGCTACGCCAACTTCGTGCTGAGCGTGCGGGTAGGCAACGCGGTCGGTTCCTGCGCCGTCGAAGCCGGCGAGGCGGATTCGCTCGACGTGGGCGATCTCGCCGGCCGCACCGTCACCGAGCTGCTCGGGCACCGCCAGGCGCCGGTCCGGGTCGCCGTGCTCGACGCCTACCTGGCCTGGCTGCAACCGCACTCCCAGCACCCGAGGTCCAGCCTCGTGCACGTCCCTGCCGGTACCTCGCTGGAGAAGTCGGTGGCCAGGGCCCGCGCGGTGGCCGACCTGGTGCCCGTGCGGCCGGGCGGCGCGGTCGCGGTGATCGGGGTGGTGAACTCGCTGCTCGCCGCGCTCGGCGAACGCGGCGCGCACCGCGTCCCGTGTGACCTGCGCGGCGGGACGACCGAGTGGGGCGAGCCGGTCACGACCGACCACCGCGAGGCGATCTCCCGCGCCGACGCGGTGCTCGCCTCGGGGATGGTCCTGGGCAACGGGACCTTCGACGAGATCTCCGCGCTGTGCCGGGAACGCGGGCTTGCGCTGGTCGTGTTCGCCCAGACCGGGAGCGCGGTGTTGCGGGAGCTGGTCGGCACCCACGTGCACGCGCTGTCGGCCGAGCCCTACCCGTTCTTCTGGCTCACCGGCGACGGCACCGACATCCACACCTACGTGGCCCAGGGCGGTGATGCGACGTGCTGA
- a CDS encoding PLP-dependent cysteine synthase family protein, translating into MLTARADVRGGARCASVLDLIGDTPVLRVDTPLPHPHPGFWAKLEGFAPGGMKARAALSLLRGARRRGELRPGGAVVESTSGTLGIGLACVGTALGHPVVIVADRELDGMTAALLRAHGARVEIVTEPHPVGGWQRARRERVARLLAELPGAYWPDQYNNPDNPAGYRGLGEELVQQFDQLDAVVCSVGTGGHSAGIAPVVRARWPHVRIVGVDSVGSTVFGQDAARRLMRGLGSSIHPGNVDYDIFDEVHWIGPAEAADSCRRLAAGAFVTGGWSTGAVAMAAAWCARELGSDRVCGVFPDGPHRYWQSIYADDYLAEHHLGAPVTEPLDDAGPHSALGWVRTGKVVDPCSLRSAEGLPCTVCGEEDAL; encoded by the coding sequence GTGCTGACCGCTCGAGCCGACGTGCGCGGCGGGGCCAGGTGCGCCTCGGTCCTGGACCTCATCGGCGACACCCCGGTCCTGCGGGTCGACACGCCGCTGCCTCACCCCCACCCCGGTTTCTGGGCGAAGCTGGAGGGTTTCGCGCCGGGCGGGATGAAGGCCAGGGCCGCGCTGTCGCTGCTGCGGGGCGCCCGGCGCCGGGGCGAGCTGCGCCCGGGTGGCGCGGTGGTCGAGTCGACCAGCGGCACGCTGGGCATCGGGCTCGCCTGCGTCGGCACCGCGCTGGGACATCCGGTCGTGATCGTCGCCGACCGCGAGCTCGACGGGATGACCGCGGCACTCCTGCGCGCCCACGGCGCCCGGGTCGAGATCGTGACCGAACCGCATCCGGTCGGCGGATGGCAGCGCGCCCGCCGCGAACGCGTGGCGCGACTGCTCGCCGAACTCCCCGGCGCCTACTGGCCCGACCAGTACAACAACCCCGACAACCCGGCCGGGTACCGCGGTCTGGGCGAGGAACTGGTGCAGCAGTTCGACCAGCTGGACGCGGTGGTGTGCAGCGTCGGCACCGGCGGGCACAGCGCGGGGATAGCGCCGGTCGTGCGCGCGCGGTGGCCGCACGTGCGCATCGTCGGGGTGGACTCGGTCGGCTCCACGGTGTTCGGCCAGGACGCCGCGCGGCGGCTGATGCGCGGGCTGGGCAGCAGCATCCACCCGGGCAACGTCGACTACGACATCTTCGACGAAGTGCACTGGATCGGACCGGCCGAAGCCGCCGACTCCTGCCGCAGGCTCGCCGCCGGGGCGTTCGTCACCGGCGGCTGGAGCACCGGAGCGGTGGCGATGGCCGCCGCGTGGTGCGCCCGGGAGCTGGGCTCGGACCGGGTCTGCGGGGTCTTCCCCGACGGGCCGCACCGCTACTGGCAGTCGATCTACGCCGACGACTACCTCGCCGAGCACCACCTGGGCGCCCCGGTCACCGAACCGCTCGACGACGCCGGACCGCACTCGGCCCTCGGCTGGGTGCGCACCGGCAAGGTCGTCGACCCCTGTTCCCTGCGCTCCGCCGAGGGGCTGCCCTGCACCGTGTGCGGAGAGGAGGACGCGCTGTGA
- a CDS encoding MFS transporter yields the protein MNTSEFRRLSPASKLLVVNQFGINVGFYMLMPFLAAYMSHNLGYGAAVVGLVLGVRNLSQQGMFLLGGTAADRLGCRPMIITGCALRVLAFGLFSVLTSLPGLFAAAMLTGLAGALFNPAVRTYLMHEAGERRAETFAVFNVFAHAGTLVGPLLGAALLRVDFRLIAVVACVAFAVLTIAQAVVLPHREVEPQRQSVLGSWRTVVANRRFLAFTLALSAYFGLYNQLYLSLPLEAQRVSGLSEAVAVVFAVSTLIGVLGQVRITRWCRQRWSAGRSVAIGLTCMGVSFVPVMLTGPLLPVRASGELDWAATAAVCVPVLLTTALFTVGMAITNPFAMELLPLVGSERLAGTYYGFYYLVSSVVAAGVGWLAGALLDLTGETALAWSPWLALLVVGLAGGAGAALMERRGLLGRTERAEPVPATTREGTA from the coding sequence GTGAACACCAGCGAGTTCCGGCGGCTCTCGCCCGCCTCCAAGCTGCTGGTGGTCAACCAGTTCGGCATCAACGTGGGCTTCTACATGCTCATGCCGTTCCTGGCCGCCTACATGAGCCACAACCTCGGCTACGGCGCCGCGGTGGTCGGCCTGGTGCTGGGCGTGCGCAACCTGAGCCAGCAGGGGATGTTCCTGCTCGGTGGCACCGCCGCCGACCGGCTCGGCTGCCGGCCGATGATCATCACCGGCTGCGCGCTGCGGGTGCTGGCCTTCGGGCTGTTCAGCGTGCTGACCTCGCTGCCCGGGCTGTTCGCGGCGGCCATGCTCACCGGGCTGGCGGGCGCGCTGTTCAACCCCGCCGTGCGCACCTACCTGATGCACGAGGCGGGAGAACGGCGCGCCGAGACCTTCGCCGTGTTCAACGTGTTCGCCCACGCGGGCACGCTCGTCGGTCCGCTGCTGGGCGCCGCGCTGCTGCGGGTCGACTTCCGGCTGATCGCGGTCGTGGCGTGCGTCGCGTTCGCGGTGCTGACGATCGCGCAGGCCGTCGTGCTCCCCCACCGCGAGGTCGAGCCCCAGCGCCAGAGCGTGCTGGGCAGCTGGCGCACCGTCGTGGCCAACCGCAGGTTCCTGGCGTTCACGCTGGCGCTGTCGGCGTACTTCGGGCTCTACAACCAGCTCTACCTCTCGCTGCCGCTGGAGGCGCAGCGCGTCTCCGGGCTGAGCGAGGCGGTAGCGGTGGTCTTCGCGGTCTCCACGCTGATCGGCGTCCTCGGCCAGGTGCGCATCACGCGGTGGTGCAGGCAGAGGTGGAGCGCGGGCCGCTCGGTCGCCATCGGGCTGACGTGCATGGGCGTTTCCTTCGTGCCGGTGATGCTGACCGGTCCGCTGCTGCCGGTGCGGGCGAGCGGCGAGCTCGACTGGGCCGCGACCGCCGCTGTGTGCGTGCCGGTGCTGCTGACCACCGCGCTGTTCACCGTCGGGATGGCGATCACCAACCCGTTCGCGATGGAACTGCTGCCGCTGGTGGGCAGCGAGCGGCTGGCGGGGACCTACTACGGCTTCTACTACCTCGTCTCCAGCGTGGTCGCGGCCGGGGTCGGCTGGCTGGCCGGGGCGCTGCTCGACCTCACCGGCGAGACGGCGCTGGCCTGGTCGCCGTGGCTGGCGCTGCTCGTGGTCGGGCTGGCCGGCGGCGCGGGTGCGGCGCTGATGGAACGACGCGGCCTGCTCGGCCGCACCGAGCGGGCCGAACCGGTGCCCGCGACGACCCGGGAGGGGACGGCGTAG
- a CDS encoding ABC transporter substrate-binding protein codes for MLRFDRRTALKAALGAVAAAPLAACGAAGAPDGRLRVAFPTAGAKETLDPHTSSLFVDQARAKALFDTLVGYADDMSPVPRLAESWEPDATGTRWSVRLRAARFHDNRPVTADDVLYSYRRVADPATGSPAARQFAGVDFGASRVRSATELELVLREPNFEFPSAWGAPATEIVPAGTTGFSAPVGSGPFRFKSFQPGGSTVLARFDGYWEGAPTPPELEFVPVNEESARVAALLSGQVHYAHDVSANSATLLGRDSRTRVLAATGGTMQAVALKVDRPPFDDPRLVRAIVSGVDRRALVDVVLSGHGKPGNDLFGMGLEYYPQDLPPRERDVELARSLVREAGAEGLAFDLHTSAADPYFESAAILLSQQLAEIGLRAAPRVGPSETYFSDIKKIGTAAHTRTAPLPLPAFLEQRMRGTAGSNNYTGYRSAEFDALFSRAMGSPGEADRSRLFADAQRLARDQSGLLVWGFSDWNVAVSSSVGGLRPAPPNSLDWARFDRAVVG; via the coding sequence GTGCTTCGCTTCGATCGACGGACCGCGCTCAAGGCCGCGCTCGGCGCGGTCGCCGCCGCGCCGCTGGCCGCCTGCGGTGCGGCGGGCGCGCCTGACGGGCGGTTGCGGGTGGCGTTCCCCACCGCCGGGGCCAAGGAGACGCTCGACCCGCACACCAGCTCCCTGTTCGTCGACCAGGCGCGGGCGAAGGCGCTGTTCGACACGCTCGTCGGCTACGCCGACGACATGAGCCCGGTACCGCGCCTGGCCGAGTCGTGGGAGCCCGACGCCACCGGCACCCGGTGGTCGGTCCGGCTGCGCGCCGCCCGGTTCCACGACAACCGGCCCGTCACCGCCGACGACGTGCTCTACAGCTACCGCCGTGTCGCCGACCCGGCCACGGGCTCGCCCGCGGCGCGGCAGTTCGCCGGGGTCGACTTCGGTGCGAGCCGCGTGCGCTCGGCCACCGAGCTGGAACTGGTGCTGCGGGAGCCGAACTTCGAGTTCCCCTCGGCCTGGGGCGCTCCCGCCACCGAGATCGTGCCCGCGGGCACGACCGGATTCTCCGCGCCGGTCGGCTCCGGGCCCTTCCGGTTCAAGTCGTTCCAGCCCGGCGGCTCGACCGTCCTCGCCCGCTTCGACGGGTACTGGGAGGGTGCGCCGACTCCGCCCGAGCTGGAGTTCGTGCCGGTCAACGAGGAGAGCGCGCGGGTTGCGGCGCTGCTGTCCGGCCAGGTGCACTACGCCCACGACGTCAGCGCGAACTCGGCCACGCTGCTGGGGCGCGACTCGCGCACCCGCGTGCTCGCCGCGACCGGCGGGACGATGCAGGCGGTGGCGCTGAAGGTCGACCGGCCTCCGTTCGACGATCCGCGCCTGGTGCGCGCGATCGTGTCCGGTGTGGACAGACGCGCGCTGGTCGACGTGGTGCTGAGCGGTCACGGCAAGCCCGGCAACGACCTGTTCGGCATGGGGCTGGAGTACTACCCGCAGGATCTGCCTCCCCGCGAACGCGATGTCGAGCTCGCACGCTCACTGGTGCGGGAGGCCGGCGCGGAGGGCCTGGCCTTCGACCTGCACACCAGCGCGGCCGACCCCTACTTCGAGTCGGCGGCGATCCTGCTCTCCCAGCAGCTCGCCGAGATCGGCCTGCGGGCGGCCCCGCGCGTGGGGCCGTCGGAGACCTACTTCTCCGACATCAAGAAGATCGGCACCGCCGCCCACACCAGGACCGCTCCCCTGCCGCTGCCCGCGTTCCTGGAACAGCGCATGCGCGGAACCGCCGGGAGCAACAACTACACCGGCTACCGCTCGGCGGAGTTCGACGCCCTGTTCTCCCGCGCGATGGGCTCGCCCGGCGAAGCCGATCGCAGCCGGCTTTTCGCCGACGCCCAGCGGCTCGCGCGTGACCAGAGCGGTCTGCTGGTGTGGGGGTTCAGCGACTGGAACGTGGCGGTCTCCAGTTCGGTCGGCGGGCTGCGCCCGGCACCGCCGAACTCGCTGGACTGGGCGCGCTTCGACCGCGCGGTCGTGGGCTGA
- a CDS encoding ABC transporter permease: MALAALRRAATAALQLVAVSVAVFALTSLLPGDTAVVVLGEHATEEQLAALRERMHLDRPPLERFAAWAGGLLHGDLGRSSLTGLPVTEDIARGFTTTALLAVVALVVVVPLAVAIGVAGGLRRGSLPDRVLNSAVLLLNSVPEFALALLLVGLFALHLAWLPATAAGASGWELAAQPALLVLPVSVLVGKQLCGLARQVRIGVAEADDAEYATHVRFHGLPERTVVLRHVLPNAIGPAVQQLARVVDGLLGGVVVVEAVFALPGMGSGFVNAVMARDLPSVQAYALVFAAVTIAVNMLADIAAKRLVPQREVMA, from the coding sequence ATGGCGCTTGCCGCGCTGCGGCGCGCGGCCACCGCCGCCCTCCAGCTCGTCGCGGTGTCGGTGGCGGTGTTCGCGCTGACGTCGCTGCTACCCGGTGACACCGCGGTGGTGGTGCTGGGCGAGCACGCGACCGAGGAACAGCTCGCGGCACTGCGGGAGCGGATGCACCTGGACCGGCCACCGCTCGAACGCTTCGCGGCGTGGGCGGGCGGTCTGCTCCACGGCGATCTCGGCCGCTCGTCGCTCACCGGGCTCCCGGTCACCGAGGACATCGCGCGCGGGTTCACCACGACGGCGCTACTCGCGGTCGTGGCACTGGTCGTCGTGGTGCCGCTGGCGGTGGCGATCGGCGTGGCCGGCGGCCTGCGTCGCGGCTCGCTGCCGGACCGGGTGCTCAACAGCGCGGTGCTCCTGCTCAACTCGGTGCCGGAGTTCGCGCTGGCACTGCTGCTCGTGGGGCTTTTCGCGCTGCACCTCGCGTGGCTTCCGGCCACCGCCGCCGGTGCGTCGGGCTGGGAGCTGGCCGCCCAGCCGGCGTTGCTGGTGCTTCCCGTCAGCGTGCTGGTCGGCAAACAGCTCTGCGGTCTGGCGCGGCAGGTGCGAATCGGCGTCGCCGAAGCCGACGACGCGGAGTACGCGACGCACGTCCGATTCCACGGCCTGCCGGAGCGGACCGTGGTGCTGCGCCACGTGCTGCCCAACGCGATCGGCCCCGCGGTGCAGCAGCTGGCGAGGGTGGTCGACGGGCTGCTCGGCGGCGTGGTCGTCGTCGAGGCGGTGTTCGCGCTGCCGGGCATGGGCTCCGGCTTCGTCAACGCCGTCATGGCACGCGACCTGCCTTCGGTGCAGGCTTACGCGCTGGTGTTCGCCGCCGTCACGATCGCGGTCAACATGCTCGCCGACATCGCCGCCAAGCGGCTCGTACCGCAACGGGAGGTGATGGCGTGA
- a CDS encoding ABC transporter permease encodes MTRLLAAASAAVLLAVPALMALFGGFVAGPADSKSPPLMPPDTGHPLGTDALGRDVLDLVLTGGASIAALTGLSLLLSYLAGVPLGLLVAGARSRWVSGGLLRVLDFVLALPGLLVLLVLAAVDWRGAPALVLAIAVLQLPAVVRIARSAALAPGCRATVEALTMQGESWWRIHLGHVGRAALGPVATDAGTRLGLVLYLVASANFLGLGLPPASSDWAVLVERNKEALFLQPFAVLVPAGLLVALCMGVNLLADQFLTGRGEVRS; translated from the coding sequence GTGACCCGCCTGCTCGCGGCGGCCTCCGCCGCGGTGTTGCTCGCCGTACCCGCGCTCATGGCCCTGTTCGGCGGGTTCGTGGCGGGACCGGCGGACTCGAAGTCGCCGCCGCTGATGCCGCCGGACACCGGGCACCCGCTGGGCACCGACGCGCTCGGCCGCGACGTGCTCGATCTCGTGCTGACCGGCGGAGCTTCGATCGCCGCGCTGACCGGTCTGTCGCTGCTGCTCAGCTACCTCGCCGGCGTTCCGCTGGGACTGCTGGTCGCGGGCGCTCGCAGCCGGTGGGTGTCCGGCGGGCTGCTCCGCGTCCTGGACTTCGTGCTGGCGCTTCCCGGGCTGCTGGTGCTGCTGGTGCTGGCCGCCGTCGACTGGCGCGGCGCACCCGCCCTGGTTCTGGCCATCGCGGTGCTCCAGCTTCCCGCCGTGGTCCGCATCGCGCGCAGCGCGGCGCTGGCCCCCGGCTGCCGGGCGACGGTGGAAGCACTGACCATGCAAGGGGAATCGTGGTGGCGGATCCACCTGGGCCACGTCGGCCGGGCCGCGCTCGGGCCGGTCGCCACCGACGCCGGTACGCGGCTCGGGCTGGTGCTCTACCTCGTCGCGTCGGCGAACTTCCTGGGGCTCGGGCTGCCGCCGGCCTCCAGCGACTGGGCGGTGCTCGTGGAGCGCAACAAGGAAGCCCTGTTCCTGCAACCGTTCGCGGTGCTGGTCCCGGCGGGCCTGCTCGTCGCGCTGTGCATGGGCGTCAACCTCCTCGCCGACCAGTTCCTCACCGGCCGCGGGGAGGTCCGGTCATGA
- a CDS encoding ABC transporter ATP-binding protein — protein MSESVLSARGLSALTGAQRLLDEIDLDVAAGAVVAVLGESGAGKTTLGLALQGEHRTGIRLAGSVRLGTGELLGLPARQRRAARANGIGYLPQHPGAVLNPVRRIGGVLEELAAVVHATRHDREEAVGEALRAARLEPLPQLLRSFPHQLSGGQQQRVALAQALVARPGILVLDEPATGLDAITKSELAGTLERLSGAGTSLVVLTHDLALARRIADEVVVLRDGRSVEHGPANTVLSDPGHDWTRRLLAAEPRLESSAAPVAAQEKPGTAARSGLRARGLGKRAANGRRLLSDVDIDVVPGHCLALVGRSGAGKTTLARCLAGLSKPDTGEVVLDGTVLAPAVQRRTKIQRRRVQYVHQDARASFDQFSPVLAQVARAVRLARGGGKQEARTEAARLLSGAGVTPEQTGRRPGALSGGQLQRAAVARALAADPAVLVCDEITSGQDPVHQAGLLELLADAVRSTGVALVLISHDLPAVASVADEIYVLEAGRCVETAPTHTLLSAPGTSFARDLVASAREGAQPQRLPGGSAP, from the coding sequence ATGAGCGAATCGGTGCTCAGCGCGCGGGGACTCAGCGCGCTCACCGGTGCACAGCGGCTGCTGGACGAGATCGACCTCGACGTGGCGGCGGGGGCGGTGGTCGCGGTGCTCGGCGAGTCCGGCGCGGGCAAGACCACACTCGGCCTGGCGCTGCAGGGTGAACACCGCACGGGCATCCGGCTCGCGGGCAGCGTCCGGCTCGGTACCGGCGAACTGCTCGGGCTGCCCGCACGGCAGCGCCGGGCGGCGCGCGCCAACGGCATCGGCTACCTGCCGCAGCACCCGGGCGCGGTGCTCAACCCCGTGCGGCGGATCGGCGGCGTGCTGGAGGAACTCGCCGCGGTGGTGCACGCGACACGGCACGACCGCGAGGAAGCCGTCGGCGAAGCGCTGCGTGCGGCACGGCTGGAGCCGCTGCCCCAACTGCTCCGGAGCTTCCCCCACCAGCTCTCCGGCGGACAGCAGCAACGCGTGGCACTGGCCCAAGCGCTGGTCGCACGTCCCGGAATCCTCGTCCTGGACGAACCCGCGACGGGGCTGGACGCCATCACGAAGTCCGAGCTCGCGGGAACGCTGGAGCGGTTGTCCGGCGCCGGGACCTCACTGGTCGTGCTCACCCACGATCTCGCGCTGGCCCGTCGGATCGCCGACGAGGTGGTGGTCCTGCGCGACGGTCGCAGCGTCGAGCACGGGCCCGCGAACACGGTGCTGTCCGACCCCGGGCACGACTGGACCCGGAGGCTTCTCGCCGCCGAGCCTCGCCTGGAGTCCAGCGCCGCACCCGTTGCGGCACAGGAGAAACCCGGCACCGCGGCGAGAAGCGGCCTTCGAGCCCGAGGACTCGGCAAGCGGGCAGCGAACGGACGACGACTGTTGTCCGATGTGGACATCGACGTCGTGCCCGGGCACTGCCTGGCGCTCGTCGGACGATCCGGAGCGGGCAAGACCACGCTCGCCCGCTGCCTGGCGGGTCTGAGCAAGCCGGACACCGGCGAAGTCGTGCTCGACGGCACCGTGCTCGCTCCCGCCGTCCAGCGTCGCACGAAAATCCAGCGGCGCAGGGTCCAGTACGTGCACCAGGACGCGCGTGCCTCGTTCGACCAGTTCAGCCCGGTCCTGGCGCAGGTCGCGCGAGCCGTGCGGCTGGCCCGGGGCGGCGGAAAGCAGGAAGCGCGCACCGAAGCGGCCCGTCTGCTCAGCGGTGCGGGCGTGACGCCGGAGCAGACCGGCCGCCGCCCCGGCGCACTGTCCGGCGGCCAGCTGCAACGAGCCGCGGTGGCCCGCGCGCTCGCGGCGGACCCGGCGGTGCTGGTCTGCGACGAGATCACCTCCGGGCAGGACCCGGTGCACCAGGCCGGACTGCTCGAACTGCTCGCCGACGCGGTGCGGTCCACCGGTGTCGCGCTGGTGCTGATCAGCCACGACCTGCCTGCCGTCGCCTCAGTGGCCGACGAGATCTACGTGCTGGAAGCGGGACGCTGCGTGGAAACCGCCCCGACGCACACCCTGCTCTCGGCGCCGGGCACGAGCTTCGCTCGCGACCTGGTCGCGAGCGCGCGCGAAGGCGCGCAGCCGCAACGACTTCCGGGCGGCTCCGCCCCCTAG
- a CDS encoding DUF72 domain-containing protein has product MGSGSKAHRVRIGTSGWVYEPWRGSFYPAGLRRGGELEYLSSKLDSAEINASFYSLRRPESYRDWAAQTPADFLFAVKGSRYITHMKKLRGVETAMANFFASGVLALGGKLGPLLWQLPPSLGFDAERLAEFFALLPRSTGAAADLAARHDDRLRGRALTETEIDQPLRHALEVRHPSFAGAEAVELLREHDIGLVVADTAGKWPYLEDVTSDFVYVRLHGAEELYVSGYTGSALDRWAGMVHDWHQGRSPRTAHTVAPPARRTKGRDVYVYFDNDVKVHAPYDAIALAQRCERPAGRG; this is encoded by the coding sequence ATGGGATCGGGATCGAAGGCGCACCGCGTGCGGATCGGTACCTCCGGGTGGGTCTACGAGCCTTGGCGCGGCTCGTTCTACCCGGCCGGCCTGCGGCGTGGCGGAGAGCTGGAGTACCTGTCCAGCAAGCTCGACTCCGCCGAGATCAACGCGTCCTTCTACTCGTTGCGGCGGCCGGAGAGCTACCGCGACTGGGCGGCGCAGACGCCCGCCGACTTCCTGTTCGCGGTCAAGGGAAGCCGCTACATCACGCACATGAAGAAGCTGCGCGGCGTCGAGACGGCGATGGCCAACTTCTTCGCCTCCGGTGTGCTCGCCCTCGGCGGCAAGCTGGGGCCGCTGCTGTGGCAGCTGCCGCCGTCGCTGGGTTTCGACGCCGAGCGGCTCGCGGAGTTCTTCGCCCTGCTGCCCCGGAGCACCGGCGCGGCGGCGGACCTGGCGGCCCGGCACGACGACCGCCTGCGCGGCCGCGCGTTGACCGAGACCGAGATCGACCAGCCGCTGCGCCACGCCCTGGAGGTCCGCCACCCGAGCTTCGCCGGCGCCGAGGCAGTGGAGCTGTTGCGGGAGCACGACATCGGGCTCGTCGTCGCCGACACCGCCGGGAAGTGGCCGTACCTGGAGGACGTCACCAGCGACTTCGTCTACGTCCGGCTGCACGGTGCCGAGGAGCTCTACGTCAGCGGCTACACCGGCAGCGCGCTCGACCGCTGGGCGGGAATGGTGCACGACTGGCACCAGGGCCGCAGTCCGCGCACCGCCCACACTGTCGCTCCGCCCGCGCGGCGGACGAAAGGCCGGGACGTCTACGTCTACTTCGACAACGACGTCAAGGTCCACGCCCCCTACGACGCCATCGCGCTGGCGCAGCGCTGCGAGCGGCCGGCGGGGCGGGGCTAG
- a CDS encoding MFS transporter, whose product MSSNATKRTGASSAPRTLTSSTIGSVIEWYDFTIYGTAAALIFNRLFFSDVSPTAGTLAAFGTFAAGFVARPVGGFVAGHYGDRLGRKAMLVATLLLMGAATTLIGLLPTYEQVGVIAPVLLVVLRLVQGFAVGGEWGGAVLMAVEHAPDDKRGRYGAWPQTGVSAGLLLGTGVFSLVSALPEPQLLAWGWRVPFLLSIVLAVVGLYIRFRINESESFAAATAAEGPARRPLVEVLRTHPKQILIAVGVRFAEGGNYYVFTVFILSYVTQHLGLPRQAGLTGVMLAAALNIVALPLWGALSDRVGRRPVFIGGALFMAAYAWPFFLLVDTRSPALIALALAVALAVPHGAVFAPIAAFYTELFEPRVRYSGVSIGYQIGSVLLGGFTPLLATSLIMSSGGASWSVAALVAAGALVAAASMFAAPETFRRGLHAGREPESAGEKAAV is encoded by the coding sequence ATGTCCTCCAACGCAACGAAGCGCACCGGGGCCTCGTCCGCGCCGAGGACGCTGACCTCGAGCACCATCGGCAGCGTCATCGAGTGGTACGACTTCACCATCTACGGCACCGCGGCCGCGCTGATCTTCAACCGGCTGTTCTTCAGCGACGTCAGTCCCACCGCGGGCACGCTGGCCGCGTTCGGGACGTTCGCCGCCGGTTTCGTCGCGCGTCCGGTCGGCGGTTTCGTCGCCGGGCACTACGGCGACCGGCTGGGCCGCAAGGCGATGCTGGTGGCGACCCTGCTGCTGATGGGCGCCGCCACCACGCTGATCGGCCTGCTGCCGACCTACGAGCAGGTCGGCGTCATCGCGCCCGTGCTACTGGTCGTGCTGCGGCTCGTCCAGGGCTTCGCCGTCGGCGGCGAATGGGGTGGTGCGGTCCTGATGGCCGTGGAACACGCCCCCGACGACAAGCGCGGCCGGTACGGCGCGTGGCCGCAGACCGGTGTGTCGGCCGGGCTCCTGCTCGGCACCGGCGTGTTCAGCCTCGTCTCCGCGCTGCCGGAGCCGCAGCTGCTCGCCTGGGGCTGGAGGGTGCCGTTCCTGCTGAGCATCGTGCTGGCCGTGGTGGGCCTCTACATCCGGTTCCGCATCAACGAGTCGGAGTCGTTCGCGGCGGCCACCGCCGCGGAGGGCCCGGCGCGCAGGCCGCTGGTCGAGGTGCTGCGGACCCATCCGAAGCAGATCCTGATCGCGGTCGGGGTCCGCTTCGCCGAAGGCGGCAACTACTACGTGTTCACCGTCTTCATCCTCAGCTACGTCACCCAGCATCTCGGACTGCCGCGCCAGGCCGGGCTCACCGGCGTGATGCTGGCGGCGGCGCTGAACATCGTGGCGCTGCCGCTGTGGGGCGCGTTGTCGGACCGGGTCGGCCGCAGGCCGGTGTTCATCGGTGGCGCGCTGTTCATGGCCGCCTACGCCTGGCCGTTCTTCCTGCTGGTCGACACCCGGTCGCCGGCACTGATCGCGCTGGCCCTGGCGGTCGCGCTCGCCGTCCCGCACGGCGCGGTGTTCGCACCGATCGCGGCGTTCTACACCGAGCTGTTCGAGCCCCGGGTCCGCTACAGCGGCGTGTCGATCGGCTACCAGATCGGCAGCGTGCTCCTCGGCGGGTTCACCCCGCTGCTGGCCACCTCGCTGATCATGTCGTCCGGCGGCGCGTCGTGGAGCGTCGCGGCGCTGGTCGCCGCCGGGGCGCTGGTCGCGGCCGCGTCGATGTTCGCCGCACCGGAGACGTTCCGGCGCGGCCTGCACGCCGGGCGGGAGCCGGAGTCCGCAGGGGAGAAGGCCGCCGTCTGA